One Azospirillum brasilense DNA window includes the following coding sequences:
- a CDS encoding single-stranded DNA-binding protein — translation MNVWTFTGRLGADGELRSTQSGEKVLGFRVANDVGFGDRKTTQWVDCSIWGRRAEALAPHLTKGKAVVISGEVTIREFEKRDGTRGAGLSVRVNEIDFTGGREGEGGGGGGGYGGGGGYESRGGGGGGGYSGGGSSGSGGGGYGGGGRSGGGAPPKHDDLDDEIPF, via the coding sequence ATGAATGTATGGACGTTTACGGGGCGCCTCGGCGCGGATGGCGAGCTTCGCTCCACGCAGAGCGGTGAAAAGGTCCTGGGTTTCCGCGTCGCCAACGACGTCGGGTTCGGTGACCGCAAGACCACCCAGTGGGTGGACTGCTCCATCTGGGGTCGCCGTGCGGAGGCTCTGGCGCCGCACCTGACCAAGGGCAAGGCCGTGGTCATCTCCGGCGAGGTGACGATCCGCGAGTTTGAAAAGCGCGACGGCACCCGCGGTGCCGGCCTGTCGGTGCGTGTCAACGAGATCGACTTCACCGGCGGCCGTGAAGGCGAAGGCGGTGGTGGCGGCGGCGGTTACGGCGGTGGCGGCGGCTACGAATCGCGCGGCGGCGGTGGTGGCGGTGGCTACAGCGGCGGCGGCAGCAGCGGCAGCGGTGGTGGCGGCTACGGTGGTGGCGGTCGTAGCGGCGGCGGTGCTCCGCCCAAGCACGACGACCTGGACGACGAAATCCCATTCTAA